In Microlunatus antarcticus, a single genomic region encodes these proteins:
- a CDS encoding 1,4-dihydroxy-2-naphthoate polyprenyltransferase, which yields MTAHADQTPAARATAGQWLEGARPRTLPAAVAPVAAATGLAAFEGGARPVAAVLALVVALALQVGVNFANDYSDGIRGTDADRVGPLRLVGSGLARPAAVRAAAFASFGVAAVAGLVLVVLTGHWWLLAVGAASVLAAWYYTGGRRPYGYRGLGEAFVFVFFGLVAVCGTGYVQTGRISVALVLTGVWVGALTTAILVANNLRDLRGDAATGKLTLATRLGDRRTRSFYVALVAVGALGLGGVAALTTPWALVGLLPLLLLVRPCRAVLAGAVGRDLIGVLKATGSAELLAAVLSALALVLA from the coding sequence ATGACCGCGCACGCAGACCAGACCCCCGCCGCCCGCGCCACCGCGGGGCAGTGGCTGGAGGGTGCGCGTCCCCGGACCCTGCCCGCCGCCGTGGCGCCGGTCGCCGCCGCCACGGGCCTCGCCGCGTTCGAGGGCGGGGCACGACCGGTCGCCGCCGTGCTCGCCCTCGTGGTCGCCCTCGCCCTGCAGGTCGGGGTCAACTTCGCCAACGACTACTCCGACGGCATCCGCGGCACCGACGCCGACCGCGTCGGCCCGCTCCGCCTGGTCGGTTCCGGGCTGGCACGACCCGCCGCCGTCCGCGCCGCGGCCTTCGCCTCCTTCGGCGTCGCCGCGGTCGCCGGCCTCGTGCTGGTCGTGCTCACCGGGCACTGGTGGCTCCTGGCCGTCGGTGCCGCGTCGGTGCTGGCCGCCTGGTACTACACCGGCGGCCGGCGCCCGTACGGCTACCGCGGACTCGGCGAGGCGTTCGTCTTCGTGTTCTTCGGGCTGGTGGCCGTGTGCGGGACGGGCTACGTCCAGACCGGGCGCATCAGCGTCGCCCTGGTCCTGACCGGTGTGTGGGTCGGCGCGCTGACGACCGCGATCCTCGTGGCCAACAACCTCCGCGACCTGCGCGGCGACGCCGCGACGGGCAAGCTCACCCTGGCCACCCGCCTGGGCGACCGGCGCACGCGCTCCTTCTACGTCGCCCTCGTGGCCGTGGGCGCCCTCGGGCTCGGCGGCGTCGCGGCGCTCACGACGCCCTGGGCCCTGGTCGGGCTGCTGCCGCTGCTGCTCCTGGTCCGGCCCTGCCGCGCGGTCCTGGCCGGGGCCGTGGGCCGCGACCTCATCGGCGTCCTCAAGGCGACCGGGAGCGCGGAGCTCCTGGCCGCCGTGCTCAGCGCGCTGGCCCTCGTCCTCGCCTGA
- a CDS encoding glycosyltransferase family 2 protein: protein MSTFFELPQDADTDETDEVVAPVAPVAAPETESDASLSRYLHQHLADIEALPTYRPRIGVIIPAYNEAESIEDVLRGLLAQTRLPDEIHLIVNNTKDETFALAAPFAGLHKGPKVAKGQKRQRTEVFVHDIGQNPDKKVGALNYGFALIQDADYLLGVDGDTVLAPNAVEKLEQEIVSDTRIGGISAIYSIDDTNLKGLVAKLLIAGQRTQFAAFNMQNMLRGRNMAVLGGQCSIFSMKALRAVMAENHQKTPWVNDSEVEDSLLSLQIKSAGYLTKISAQARADVGGMTTVRSLDGQQVKWNYGAIDLMWPGQRGDTKGQPFHPNLRLRWAENFGMATNIFTRIAFLVLLVFSLSIHAFVFSPIWLIPPVVAILLNVRIAFSMKNRNARDVLFAATGVPAEIYMWLRAGHFVRAWAKFLSRVKVDNWAEQAKAERGSGNSHLMPLIVLAVSFLVLGYTWFQLPVLIQTSILWLGWPALYVVTIAQTVVMLGKLFRRERGYKV from the coding sequence ATGAGCACCTTCTTCGAGCTTCCGCAGGACGCCGACACCGACGAGACCGACGAGGTCGTCGCCCCGGTGGCCCCGGTCGCCGCTCCGGAGACCGAGTCGGACGCATCCCTCTCGCGCTACCTGCACCAGCACCTCGCCGACATCGAGGCCCTGCCGACCTACCGCCCGCGCATCGGCGTCATCATCCCGGCCTACAACGAGGCCGAGTCGATCGAGGACGTGCTGCGCGGCCTGCTGGCCCAGACCCGGCTCCCCGACGAGATCCACCTGATCGTCAACAACACCAAGGACGAGACCTTCGCGCTGGCCGCCCCCTTCGCCGGCCTGCACAAGGGCCCGAAGGTCGCCAAGGGCCAGAAGCGCCAGCGCACCGAGGTCTTCGTGCACGACATCGGCCAGAACCCGGACAAGAAGGTCGGCGCCCTCAACTACGGCTTCGCCCTGATCCAGGACGCGGACTACCTGCTCGGCGTCGACGGCGACACGGTGCTCGCGCCGAACGCGGTCGAGAAGCTCGAGCAGGAGATCGTCTCCGACACCCGGATCGGCGGCATCTCGGCGATCTACTCGATCGACGACACCAACCTCAAGGGCCTCGTCGCCAAGCTGCTCATCGCCGGCCAGCGCACCCAGTTCGCGGCCTTCAACATGCAGAACATGCTCCGCGGCCGGAACATGGCCGTCCTCGGCGGGCAGTGCTCGATCTTCTCGATGAAGGCCCTCCGCGCGGTCATGGCCGAGAACCACCAGAAGACCCCCTGGGTCAACGACTCCGAGGTGGAGGACTCGCTGCTCAGCCTGCAGATCAAGTCGGCCGGCTACCTCACCAAGATCTCCGCCCAGGCCCGCGCCGACGTCGGCGGGATGACCACGGTCCGCTCGCTCGACGGCCAGCAGGTCAAGTGGAACTACGGCGCCATCGACCTGATGTGGCCGGGCCAGCGGGGCGACACGAAGGGCCAGCCCTTCCACCCGAACCTGCGGCTCCGCTGGGCCGAGAACTTCGGCATGGCGACGAACATCTTCACCCGCATCGCCTTCCTCGTCCTGCTCGTCTTCTCGCTCAGCATCCACGCCTTCGTCTTCTCGCCGATCTGGCTGATCCCGCCGGTCGTCGCGATCCTGCTGAACGTCCGCATCGCCTTCTCCATGAAGAACCGCAACGCCCGCGACGTCCTCTTCGCCGCGACCGGCGTCCCCGCCGAGATCTACATGTGGCTGCGCGCCGGCCACTTCGTCCGGGCCTGGGCCAAGTTCCTCTCCCGCGTCAAGGTCGACAACTGGGCCGAGCAGGCCAAGGCCGAGCGCGGCTCGGGCAACTCGCACCTCATGCCGCTGATCGTCCTCGCCGTCTCGTTCCTGGTCCTCGGCTACACCTGGTTCCAGCTGCCGGTCCTGATCCAGACCTCGATCCTGTGGCTCGGCTGGCCCGCCCTCTACGTCGTCACGATCGCCCAGACGGTGGTCATGCTCGGCAAGCTCTTCCGCCGCGAGCGCGGCTACAAGGTCTGA
- the cds1 gene encoding L-cysteine desulfhydrase Cds1, protein MRGEEGRAHDRAWLEWALGQVEADANRSADTHLHVFPLPPEWGVSLYVKDESVHPTGSLKHRLARSLVLYGLCSGWIEQGTTLVEASSGSTAVSEAYFARLLGLPFVAVMPATTVKEKCELIEFYGGRCHLVDQPGAIYAEAERLAADCGGHYLDQFTYAERATDWRGNNNIAESMFAQLGREPHPVPDWVVVGAGTGGTSATIGRYLRYHRLPTSLCVVDPEGSAFWRSWSTGDATVTATGSRIEGIGRPRVEPSFVPEVVDRMIGVPDAASVAAMRWGTARMGRVAGGSTGTNLWGACQLVAELVAEGRQGSVVTLLCDDGRRYANSYYDDAWVAARGWDLAGPTRVLDHFLATGVWDETR, encoded by the coding sequence GTGCGCGGTGAGGAGGGTCGGGCGCACGACCGCGCGTGGCTCGAGTGGGCGCTCGGCCAGGTCGAGGCCGACGCCAACCGCAGCGCCGACACCCACCTGCACGTCTTCCCGCTGCCGCCGGAGTGGGGCGTCTCGCTCTACGTCAAGGACGAGTCGGTGCACCCGACGGGCAGCCTCAAGCACCGGCTCGCCCGCTCGCTCGTCCTGTACGGGCTGTGCAGCGGGTGGATCGAGCAGGGCACGACGCTGGTCGAGGCGTCGTCGGGCTCGACGGCGGTCAGCGAGGCGTACTTCGCGCGGCTGCTCGGGCTGCCCTTCGTCGCCGTGATGCCGGCGACGACGGTCAAGGAGAAGTGCGAGCTAATCGAGTTCTACGGCGGGAGGTGCCACCTGGTCGACCAGCCGGGGGCGATCTACGCCGAGGCCGAGCGGCTCGCGGCGGACTGCGGCGGGCACTACCTCGACCAGTTCACGTACGCCGAACGCGCCACCGACTGGCGGGGGAACAACAACATCGCCGAGTCGATGTTCGCGCAGCTGGGCCGCGAGCCGCACCCGGTCCCCGACTGGGTCGTCGTCGGGGCCGGCACGGGCGGGACCAGCGCGACCATCGGCCGCTACCTGCGCTACCACCGGCTGCCCACGTCGCTGTGCGTCGTCGACCCCGAGGGCTCGGCCTTCTGGCGCTCCTGGAGCACCGGTGACGCGACCGTCACCGCCACCGGCTCCCGGATCGAGGGGATCGGGCGGCCGCGGGTCGAGCCGAGCTTCGTGCCCGAGGTCGTCGACCGGATGATCGGCGTGCCCGACGCCGCGTCGGTCGCCGCGATGCGTTGGGGGACCGCCCGGATGGGCCGGGTCGCCGGCGGGTCGACCGGGACGAACCTCTGGGGCGCCTGCCAGCTCGTCGCCGAGCTGGTGGCGGAGGGTCGGCAGGGCAGCGTGGTCACGCTGCTGTGCGACGACGGCCGCCGTTACGCCAACAGCTACTACGACGACGCCTGGGTCGCGGCCCGCGGCTGGGACCTCGCCGGTCCCACGCGGGTGCTCGACCACTTCCTCGCCACCGGCGTCTGGGACGAGACCCGGTAG
- a CDS encoding RNase H family protein encodes MTIVAAADGSALGNPGPAGWAWYVDEGCWASGGWPRGTNNMGELMAVLDLLRQTAHVDDDLLVYCDSTYVINVVTKWMAGWKRKGWRKGDGKPVMNVDLISAIDVAMKGRRVTFEWVKGHAGHPLNEAADVRAVAASTAFQARRPHDPGPGYAGAASAAPVEAVAAAEDLLSFAEPAPEPGPAASSGGQDRDGVLHEVVDLERALLSDAVRADPDRVAALLDPAWTEFGASGRRWSRAEMLAVIAPIGDPDLEVLSVETLAPDVVLLLWRSLTDAGSSLRSSVWVRSGGRWRQRFHQGTPEGGRRAR; translated from the coding sequence GTGACGATCGTGGCGGCCGCAGACGGCTCGGCTCTCGGCAACCCCGGCCCGGCCGGCTGGGCCTGGTACGTCGACGAGGGGTGCTGGGCGAGCGGCGGCTGGCCGCGCGGCACCAACAACATGGGCGAGCTGATGGCCGTGCTGGACCTGCTGCGCCAGACTGCGCACGTCGACGACGACCTGCTCGTCTACTGCGACAGCACGTACGTGATCAACGTCGTGACGAAGTGGATGGCGGGCTGGAAGCGCAAGGGCTGGCGCAAGGGGGACGGCAAGCCGGTCATGAACGTCGACCTCATCTCGGCCATCGACGTGGCCATGAAGGGCCGCCGCGTGACGTTCGAGTGGGTCAAGGGCCACGCCGGGCACCCGCTCAACGAGGCGGCCGACGTCCGTGCGGTCGCCGCGTCGACCGCGTTCCAGGCCCGGCGGCCGCACGACCCCGGACCTGGCTATGCTGGAGCTGCGTCCGCCGCCCCCGTCGAGGCGGTCGCGGCGGCCGAGGACCTGCTCTCCTTCGCCGAGCCCGCCCCCGAGCCCGGCCCCGCCGCGTCCTCCGGCGGGCAGGACCGGGACGGCGTGCTCCACGAGGTCGTCGACCTGGAACGGGCCCTCCTCAGCGACGCCGTGCGCGCCGACCCGGACCGGGTGGCGGCGCTGCTCGACCCGGCGTGGACCGAGTTCGGCGCCTCGGGCCGGCGCTGGAGCCGGGCGGAGATGCTGGCCGTGATCGCGCCGATCGGCGACCCGGACCTGGAGGTGCTGTCGGTCGAGACGCTCGCCCCCGACGTGGTGCTGCTCCTGTGGCGCAGCCTGACCGACGCCGGGTCGTCGCTGCGCAGCTCGGTCTGGGTGCGCTCCGGCGGTCGCTGGCGCCAGCGCTTCCACCAGGGCACCCCCGAAGGGGGCCGTCGTGCGCGGTGA
- a CDS encoding dihydrofolate reductase family protein, producing the protein MGLIHLELFATLDLVAQAPGGPDEDPEGFPYGGWQAPLLDEVSGAQVGAAYEGRDALLLGRRTYDIFAAYWPRQSGGEDGAIASLFNRIPKYVASRGRADLSWAGSTQLGPDLPAAVREIRERHEHIKVVGSLDLVQTLVRERLFDRLDLWVHPIVLGVGKKVFASGAVPTNLTLLEPPVAGGSGTVYLRYALADGVPGTGDMAAPDRGVGDA; encoded by the coding sequence ATGGGCCTCATCCACCTCGAGCTGTTCGCCACCCTCGACCTCGTCGCCCAGGCGCCCGGGGGTCCCGACGAGGACCCGGAGGGCTTCCCGTACGGCGGCTGGCAGGCGCCCCTGCTGGACGAGGTCTCCGGCGCGCAGGTCGGCGCGGCGTACGAGGGCAGGGACGCCCTCCTGCTCGGGCGCCGGACCTACGACATCTTCGCCGCCTACTGGCCCCGGCAGAGCGGGGGCGAGGACGGGGCGATCGCCTCGCTCTTCAACCGCATCCCCAAGTACGTGGCCTCCCGGGGCCGCGCCGACCTGTCCTGGGCCGGGTCCACCCAGCTCGGGCCGGACCTGCCCGCGGCCGTGCGCGAGATCCGGGAGCGGCACGAGCACATCAAGGTCGTCGGGAGCCTGGACCTGGTGCAGACCCTCGTGCGGGAGCGCCTCTTCGACCGGCTCGACCTGTGGGTCCACCCGATCGTCCTGGGCGTGGGCAAGAAGGTGTTCGCGTCGGGCGCGGTGCCGACCAACCTGACGCTCCTCGAGCCGCCCGTGGCCGGGGGCTCGGGCACCGTCTACCTGCGCTACGCGCTCGCCGACGGCGTGCCCGGGACGGGCGACATGGCCGCCCCCGACCGCGGCGTCGGCGACGCCTGA
- a CDS encoding dihydrofolate reductase family protein — MQQLLRVQNFGVSADGYGAGEGQSLEHPFGHADPSTLLAWAPATASWVYRTDGGGSRGLDDYFTRDYDRNIGAEIMGRNKFGPQRGPWEDHAWQGWWGDEPPFRTPAFVLTHHARPSFTLGGTTFHFVSGTPAEVLARAREAADGRDVRLGGGAQSVREFLDAGLVDTLHVTVSAVQLGAGSRLWESPEELDDRYHHDVAPSESGVVHHLFWRR, encoded by the coding sequence GTGCAGCAGCTGTTGAGGGTCCAGAACTTCGGCGTCTCGGCCGACGGGTACGGCGCCGGGGAGGGCCAGTCGCTGGAGCACCCCTTCGGGCACGCCGACCCCAGCACCCTGCTCGCCTGGGCTCCGGCCACCGCGAGCTGGGTCTACCGGACCGACGGGGGTGGCAGCCGGGGGCTCGACGACTACTTCACCCGCGACTACGACCGGAACATCGGCGCCGAGATCATGGGCCGCAACAAGTTCGGCCCGCAGCGGGGACCGTGGGAGGACCACGCCTGGCAGGGCTGGTGGGGCGACGAGCCGCCCTTCCGCACGCCGGCCTTCGTGCTCACCCACCACGCGCGTCCGTCGTTCACGCTGGGCGGCACCACCTTCCACTTCGTCTCGGGCACGCCGGCCGAGGTGCTCGCGCGGGCGCGCGAGGCCGCCGACGGCCGTGACGTCCGCCTCGGGGGAGGGGCGCAGTCCGTCCGAGAGTTCCTCGACGCCGGCCTCGTGGACACGCTGCACGTGACGGTCTCCGCGGTACAGCTGGGGGCGGGCAGCCGGCTCTGGGAGAGCCCCGAGGAGCTCGACGACCGCTACCACCACGACGTGGCGCCGAGCGAGAGCGGTGTCGTGCACCACCTGTTCTGGCGCCGCTGA
- a CDS encoding glycosyltransferase family 2 protein: MSGTGEVNEPTTTEPTPFGVVVLTMGNRPADLRAGLESLLAQRDVVLDVVVVGNGWEPTGLPEGVRGLGLPVNRGIPAGRNAGVGEVSGDLLFFLDDDAVLPTDDVLSRMAAQLAADPTLGLIQPRVVDPEGREAPRRWTPRVRVGDPGRSSPAMNVWEGAVAVRRTAFDYAGGWPEPFWYAHEGVELAWRVWDAGFHVRYDGGIEVHHPAIQPTRHAEFYRYQARNRVWLARRNLPLPVGAAYVAAWAAIGGIRLRSGEAVRETLRGYRLGLVEDGGERRPMSWRTVWRMAKAGHPPVL, translated from the coding sequence GTGAGCGGGACGGGCGAGGTGAACGAGCCCACGACGACCGAGCCCACGCCGTTCGGGGTCGTGGTCCTCACGATGGGCAACCGGCCCGCCGACCTGCGCGCCGGGCTGGAGTCGCTGCTCGCCCAGCGCGACGTGGTGCTCGACGTCGTCGTGGTCGGGAACGGCTGGGAGCCGACCGGGCTGCCGGAGGGCGTCCGCGGGCTGGGGCTGCCGGTGAACCGCGGGATCCCGGCCGGCCGGAACGCCGGCGTCGGCGAGGTCTCCGGCGACCTGCTCTTCTTCCTCGACGACGACGCCGTGCTCCCGACCGACGACGTGCTGTCGCGGATGGCCGCCCAGCTCGCGGCAGACCCGACGCTCGGGCTCATCCAGCCGCGGGTGGTCGACCCCGAGGGCCGGGAGGCGCCGCGGCGCTGGACCCCGCGCGTCCGGGTCGGCGACCCGGGCCGGAGCAGCCCGGCCATGAACGTCTGGGAGGGCGCGGTCGCCGTACGGCGGACCGCCTTCGACTACGCCGGCGGCTGGCCGGAGCCGTTCTGGTACGCCCACGAGGGCGTGGAGCTGGCCTGGCGGGTCTGGGACGCCGGCTTCCACGTCCGCTACGACGGCGGCATCGAGGTGCACCACCCGGCGATCCAGCCGACGCGGCACGCCGAGTTCTACCGCTACCAGGCCCGCAACCGGGTCTGGCTGGCGCGGCGGAACCTGCCCCTCCCGGTCGGGGCCGCGTACGTCGCCGCCTGGGCCGCGATCGGGGGGATCCGGCTGCGCTCGGGCGAGGCGGTGCGCGAGACGCTGCGCGGCTACCGGCTCGGGCTCGTGGAGGACGGCGGCGAACGGCGCCCGATGTCGTGGCGCACGGTCTGGCGGATGGCGAAGGCCGGGCACCCGCCCGTGCTCTGA
- a CDS encoding CDP-alcohol phosphatidyltransferase family protein produces MLTERPAHPTIAQLREVTQPPSVRTRAGAEHWVAHLYLRDLSPYLTRVLLRLGFSADAVTWLMILCAALAAVSTGWPTLAGAIGVVVFAQLQQLVDCCDGEVARWRQTSSPRGVYLDRVGHYVAECGIAVALGVRANGGPGLSSVWISAGLALGLLVCLNKVENDLVHVARHYAGMSQVADVEGVRVPRAGMLRTARRAARLVPFHRIFHSIEMSLLILVAAVVDLFVGGVATQVLLLLMLASAVVTVVGHLVAVLGSSRLR; encoded by the coding sequence ATGCTCACCGAGCGCCCTGCGCACCCGACGATCGCGCAGCTGCGGGAGGTGACCCAGCCGCCGAGCGTCCGCACGCGGGCCGGGGCCGAGCACTGGGTGGCCCACCTCTACCTGCGCGACCTCTCCCCCTACCTCACGCGCGTGCTGCTGCGGCTCGGCTTCTCCGCCGACGCCGTCACCTGGCTGATGATCCTGTGCGCGGCGCTCGCCGCCGTGTCCACGGGCTGGCCGACGCTGGCCGGGGCGATCGGGGTCGTCGTCTTCGCGCAGCTCCAGCAGCTCGTCGACTGCTGCGACGGCGAGGTCGCCCGCTGGCGCCAGACCTCGTCGCCGCGCGGGGTCTACCTCGACCGCGTGGGCCACTACGTCGCCGAGTGCGGGATCGCGGTCGCGCTGGGTGTCCGGGCGAACGGCGGGCCCGGGCTCAGCAGCGTCTGGATCAGCGCCGGTCTGGCCCTGGGCCTGCTGGTCTGCCTCAACAAGGTCGAGAACGACCTCGTCCACGTCGCCCGGCACTACGCCGGGATGTCGCAGGTGGCCGACGTCGAGGGCGTCCGCGTGCCGAGGGCCGGGATGCTGCGGACGGCGCGACGCGCGGCCCGGCTGGTCCCGTTCCACCGGATCTTCCACTCGATCGAGATGTCGCTGCTGATCCTCGTCGCGGCGGTCGTGGACCTCTTCGTCGGCGGCGTGGCCACGCAGGTGCTGCTCCTGCTGATGCTGGCCTCGGCGGTCGTCACCGTCGTCGGCCACCTCGTGGCCGTCCTCGGCTCCTCGAGGCTGCGGTGA
- a CDS encoding PLD nuclease N-terminal domain-containing protein — MGRFLPLVIVALLTIYCVVEVAQAPPYAVRRAPRWLWAVAVICLPLAGALGWLFLGRPTAESRGEPGRNLGRPKAPDDDVDFLRGL; from the coding sequence ATGGGGCGCTTCCTCCCGCTGGTGATCGTGGCACTGCTCACGATCTACTGCGTGGTGGAGGTCGCGCAGGCGCCGCCGTACGCCGTCCGTCGCGCACCGCGCTGGCTGTGGGCCGTGGCCGTGATCTGCCTCCCGCTCGCGGGGGCGCTGGGCTGGCTGTTCCTCGGCCGCCCGACCGCCGAGTCCCGCGGCGAACCCGGCCGCAACCTGGGCCGACCCAAGGCCCCCGACGACGACGTGGACTTCCTGCGCGGTCTGTGA
- a CDS encoding CDP-glycerol glycerophosphotransferase family protein: MKLPLPELPGAARLRRAAGLGAEAVRRARNSVAAGGFAERAEQNGLVPNGGVAVYFCTDPDNLFQLEQWRRPLEHLARTRPTFVVVDRPDTGEAVLARSTLPVAFAQGSGALERLVDERDVRVVLYVNQVERNFRMLRFAGPVHVQLGHGESDKAYSVSNQHKAYDLTFVGGPAGRDRLGAALRGFDADARTVPVGRPQLDHAYPGAPDWSRGSGVRVWYAPTWEGDRPSVAYGSLVSHGVELVEALVADPDVRVVYRPHPRTGLSSPRHAEADRAVRAVLARDGDRHLVDSGPYGWQWDFADACVTDLSSVAYDWLATGKPLVVTEPASSEAYRPASRLLDELPLLPASAAGSVLDVLGSRGLGEPGSERAVDPLLADLSAYYFGETAEGASTRRFEAAVEAAWSLASTR; the protein is encoded by the coding sequence GTGAAGCTCCCTCTCCCCGAGCTGCCCGGCGCCGCTCGCCTGCGTCGGGCGGCCGGTCTGGGCGCCGAGGCCGTCCGGCGTGCCCGCAACTCCGTGGCGGCGGGCGGGTTCGCCGAGAGGGCGGAGCAGAACGGCCTCGTTCCCAACGGCGGGGTCGCGGTCTACTTCTGCACCGACCCGGACAACCTGTTCCAGCTGGAGCAGTGGCGCCGCCCGCTCGAGCACCTCGCGCGGACGCGGCCGACCTTCGTCGTGGTCGACCGGCCCGACACCGGGGAGGCCGTGCTGGCGCGCAGCACCCTGCCCGTCGCCTTCGCCCAGGGCAGCGGCGCCCTGGAACGGCTCGTCGACGAGCGCGACGTGCGGGTCGTGCTCTACGTCAACCAGGTGGAGCGCAACTTCCGGATGCTCCGCTTCGCCGGTCCCGTGCACGTCCAGCTCGGGCACGGCGAGAGCGACAAGGCCTACAGCGTCTCCAACCAGCACAAGGCGTACGACCTGACCTTCGTCGGCGGTCCGGCGGGTCGCGACCGGCTCGGGGCGGCGCTGCGCGGCTTCGACGCGGACGCCCGCACCGTCCCGGTCGGCCGTCCTCAGCTCGACCACGCCTACCCGGGCGCACCCGACTGGTCGCGCGGCAGCGGGGTGCGGGTCTGGTACGCCCCGACCTGGGAGGGCGACCGGCCGAGCGTCGCGTACGGGTCGCTGGTCAGCCACGGCGTCGAGCTCGTCGAGGCGCTGGTCGCCGACCCGGACGTCCGTGTGGTCTACCGGCCGCACCCGCGCACGGGTCTCAGCTCGCCCCGCCACGCCGAGGCGGACCGCGCGGTCCGGGCGGTGCTCGCCCGCGACGGTGACCGGCACCTGGTCGACAGCGGCCCGTACGGGTGGCAGTGGGACTTCGCCGACGCCTGCGTCACGGACCTGTCCTCGGTCGCCTACGACTGGCTCGCCACGGGCAAGCCGCTCGTCGTCACCGAACCGGCGTCGTCGGAGGCCTACCGTCCCGCGTCCCGGCTGCTCGACGAGCTGCCGCTGCTCCCGGCGTCGGCGGCCGGCTCGGTGCTCGACGTGCTGGGGAGCCGTGGCCTGGGAGAGCCCGGGTCGGAGCGGGCGGTTGACCCGCTGCTGGCGGACCTCTCGGCGTACTACTTCGGCGAGACCGCCGAAGGAGCCAGCACCCGCCGGTTCGAGGCGGCGGTCGAGGCGGCCTGGTCGCTCGCGTCGACGCGCTGA